TATGCCTCATGAATAActttgtgcatgtgtcatgttGCATTGGTGCAGTTATATCCTTAGATATCtagaagtgggatttctgggCCAAAGAATAAACACAGCTGTGATCTTGATAGATATTGACATACTCTTCTCCGAGGGagttgtatcattttgcattcctaacAACAATATATGGCAGTACTTGTTTATCTGCAGCCTTACCAATAGAATATATTGtcaaaattttgatttttgcCTATTTGGTGGGGAAGTATCACGGTGTAGTCTTGATGCTCATCTCTCTATGACTGAAGTTGAGgagctttccatttgtttaaggAACATTTTTATTTCGTTTTCTATGACCTCTCAGTTCAGGTCGTTGGATATGTTCAGAATTGTTggtctttttcttcttgatttctaGGAACTATTTATGTTAAAAAGCTTAATCATTTGGCTGTGAAATAAGTCCCAAAGAATCTTTTCTAGTTTGTCACTTGTCTTTTGACTTTTATAACGTTATATGAATGCAAAAGCCTTTTTAAAACACTTCATGTAATCAAATCAACACAAAATTTTAAGTATTGATTCAAGATTTTGAGTGACAGTTAAAAGACCCTCTACTTTCAGATTTTAAAGGAATTCACTTatgtcatgttttcttttagtatttgtaGAATTTCATTTAAATACATAAAGGACAGCTGATTCATTCAAATTTTCTTCTTATGGCTTTTGTGCATTTCCTATTAAACTTATTCCTAAGTATTCTACTTTTTGCTGTGATTATAGATGGAGGCTGTCTTTCAAAACACTTTCAGATTAATTATTGCTGTGACTATAGAAAGACTGTTCATGTGTATGAATTTTATATCTTGCTAATTTTCAGAATTCTTTTATTGTTTATGATATTTCCCCCATTGATTCCTTTGGGTTTTCTACACATATATAATAATCTATAACTAGAAATAGTTTTATCTCCTTATTTATAATTCTTATACCTCTAAATGCTTCTCTTACTTAATTAAATTGGTTAATATTTCCAGTAAGTTGTTAACCAGTCCCATTAATAATGGGTGcccttgtcttattcctgactTTAGTAGAAATACCTCTAGCATTTCTCCATCAAAAGAGATGCTAGTTAGGGGCTAATTTTACATGTGTGTGTACAATtgtgtgaaaaaataatttagattctTCTtttactgaattaaaaaaaaaatccgtcaggctgggcgttgtggctcattcctgtaatcccagcactttgggaggccaagatggatggatcacttgaggtcaggagtttgagaccagcctcaccaatatggtgaaaccccagctctactaaatacaaaaaattagccaggcgtggtggtacatgcctgtaatcccagctacttgggaggctgaggcaggagaattgcttgaacccgggagacggaggttgcagtgagccgagacagtgccattgcactccagcctgggcaacaagaaactctgtctcaaaaaaaaaaaaaaaaaaaaagatcatgagGATTGATTTTGTCAGACTGCTTATCAGAATCAAAGGAAATGATTATAGACTTCGAAAAATATAGATCTTACATTTGTTAATTAATGAATTTTGCAGCATTGAATCATTCTTGCTACCCTGTAATAAACCCTATCTGGTAATTATGTATTTTGCTTAATATATTATTGGACTCTGtgtaacaaaattttatttagaattttttcctcAATATTTGGAAGTGAGATTCAAATCTGGCGTTCTTTAATTGTGTGCAATCTTAAtcacttttatataaattttgaatTCATATCATAAAACTAATTATGAAATCTTTCTGTTCTATGTCTGTATATTTTAAGTAACATTGAAATTATCTGCTCTTCAGAAGTTTATTATAGTCTCTGTGAAATCTTTTAGGTATGGCATTCATTTGTTGGGGGCAGGAGGAGCTCTTGATGCTTGAGGAAGTCTTGGAATGATATGTTCATGTGTACTTCTATCCCAGTCCTAGTTGTCTTGGATGACTGAGGGCTCTAggtaggagaaagaaggaaggaagtgtcTAGGGGTAGAGGCTACCTTTCCCAAGGCAAATGGGGCTGGGGTGGATTGATAGTATAAAGGACTGAGAGTGACAATGATTCTTTGCTTGACCAATCTTTGTCAGGCTCCTGAACCTTTTCCTAGGCCCATCCATgcacttccttgtaaaatccaTTTTTAGCCAAGAACAAGGATAAGTCAGTTTCTCAAGAATCCCTGTCCCCCTATATCTGATCACCCTTGATATCTTATCAGGTTTCTCATCCTCCACCATTTCTCAGGTTATGTCTGATCTACCCTGGCCTGTCTTTAGCAAGAATCCTATTAGGTCAGTTTAGCCAGAATCTTCTTTACCCATGATGTTTCCTCATAGCacttttccatccactgacctcCACCCTGCTTCTTGGTGATAAATTCCCACTGCCCATGCTGTACTCAGAATTGAGCCCAGTCTCTCTCCCACTGCAAAATCCCATTGCCTTGGTCTCTATACCTACTGTGGATGGTACTGAATAAAGGCTGCCTTACCTTTAACAAGCGTCATTGCTTAACAAGTGTCAAGAACGCTTAACAAGTATCATTGCTTTAACAAGTTTCTAATTATACAATAGTTTAATTCCATCTaggatggaggaggagaaagggggaaGCAATGTGGGTGGGTAGGAGGGCTGTGAAGAGAGGCGGCAGGAGAGGCCTAAGCTGAGAGGATCAGCTGCCTCTTTCCAAAGATTTTTCTTCTGACTCTGCATTCCATCCTATCCTAGGGGTCTCTGTCCTATTTTCACagctggaaagaagaaagaaatttcctATAGTCGGTTGAACTTCTTGGCAGCCTTGGAGGATGGAGGAGATAGATCCTCAGAGTCACCCCACGGGAGGGAGCTTTGACAAACAGAAGTCAGCGGTCCCACCCAAAGTTCTCCTCATTTGTATTTTCCAGTGTCAGCCAAGTCCCACGGCTTAATAAGCCTCAGATCTTGGGCAGTCCTTTCGAGGAGTCTGATTTTCTGAGGCAGCTCTCTCCACAAGTGGCTTTGGAACTCCATTACTCAGACCGTCCCACTGTGAGGAAGCTTGGCTAAGGCTGCGAGGCAGTTGGGTGTGATGGGACACAGGACGAGCCCTTCCTGGTGCCCCGGGCGGCCAGGTCCCCTTGTCTCCCCTGTGTCAGGGCTCCGGTGCTTCCTCGCCCTTCTCTTAATCTAAAGCAGGAGGCAGGGCCTTCTCGTCCCCCGCCATAATACAACCTGCCACCAGGAGGCGCTGCTCTACAGAGCGGAGAGTGGGGAGCTTGGAGGAGAGAGCGCGACCCCCTGCTGCTGCAGGATGTTGCCCTTGTTCCAGGCAGAGACAGGAGGCCTCAGACAGCTGTGACAGCCATGGAGCTCTCCTACCACATCTGAGCCAGAGGGAAGACTTTGCAGAAGCAGAAGCCCAAAGACACGGCTGGGAGATTGGTCTGTGCTCTGGGAGAACCCTAGGTTGTGTTTCCCGTGTACAAGTCACGGGTCTTCTGGAAGGTACCACCGCTCCCAGCCCCGCTTGGCTGAGGGCTGAGGGCCACAGGTTTTCGGGATTGTGCCTGTGGTTGGAGGGTGTGGACTCAAGTGCTTCTGGCCCGGGACTTTCACAGGGCTCAGGGCGGGCTGGGGGAAGGCCCAGCTGTGAACTAATAAGGGGGTTTTACAGTCTAGGCCAGCACTTCTTCCCCTTTCACAGGCAAACGTGACATTCCTTTTCAGCACCTGTACTCACCCAGTTGCATCAAGGCGGACCACACTTGTCCAACTCACAGCCCCAAAAGTCAGGGGAGAATAAAACACAGTGGCtgattttagcatttttaaaatagaaatgtgagTCAGCACCTGACTGACCTCACATATCCCTGCTATGCCGCGGGGGCTGCTGACTAGCCCTGAAAGCTCAGGGTGGCCCCGGGCGCTCTCAGAGCAGGCCTGCTTCTCACAGCTGAGCCGCTCAGTGTTGGGGGCTGGTGTTGAGTGGGTGGGAACCAGCCAGGTTCCCCGGGGAGTCTCTGCAGGAGGCTCTGGAGGGTCTGGGGTAGATTCCCAGGAAAGAGACTTCTGTCATTTGCTTTCCTCCAAGGCAGCCTCAGAGTCTAGCTGGCAAGTGGTCACTTTCCCGCAGAAACATCCTGTCCTCCTGTTCTATCGGATAAGGAGGGCAGAATGAAGAGGTTGGGTGGAACCCTGGCTTTGGAGTCTGGAGACAAGGATTTTACTCCTGGCAAAGCACATTATATAGACAGGGATATTGTCCTCCGATTTTCCTTTCACTTCCTTAATTAATATTGTTATCAATACTATTATTGATGTCTTGAATCCCTgccatgttccaggcactgtgctgaataCTTCACCAAACACTAGttcattaaatcctcacaacCCTATGAAAGAGGTTCTCTTATTCCTATAtgcatatggggaaactgaggcttcaggAGGTTGAGAAAGTTTTCCAAGGTCACCAAATAGGATGACTTTGGACCCAGTCTGTTAATTATCCCCCTTGAGAGCACCGTTGATCAAAAGGGACTTGACCATGTTCCTCTTTGGACTGGTTACTtagcaacaaacagaaaaattatttagcGGTTGTTTAAAACCAACTCTAAGTTTCTTTGGATATCTCATTTCATAAGACAGGTCTCACCTCTTTggctcccacccacccccactaTGGAGACACAGGTTGTAAATTTTTATAACCCAAATACTAGTGTCCGCCACTTTCTGTGCTCTAGTCCCACTAGTTGCTCTTGGCCCTGCCACTCCTGGCTCCCTGGCCTTAGTGAGTTTGGGAAGCATCCCTCCAGTTCAACCTCAGCACCTTCCCTTATATACATATTAGGTATTATTGCTCCTTCAGTTGAAGACATTGTAGCTATTGAAAGGCAAGGCATCTCTTGATGTGAGCCTTGAAGGACAGGTTGAATTGGGTAGGCAGAGAGAAATTGGTAAGGCATATATTGTCTAAGGGTCTGAAGGTGGGGTATAAGGGGTATACAAGTCATAGAGTTGGGAATAGGCAGAACCCAGAGAGGGGAGAAGACTGGCCTGAGATAGAAAACCTTGCaagggaggagggcaggagcCTGGATGGTGTGAAATGCTAGAGATGcatggctggaatgcagggggCAGGGCACCAGGCTTCAGATGCTTCTGGTTGCAGATGCAGATTTTCAGGATGTACAACATGGAGCATCCGCAAGGTAACTGTGTTGAGAGCCTGCGAGGCAGGTGAATGTGGATCCTCTACCCCCTCTCCTGACTGAGTTCACCAGAGAACAAGCTTTGTAAACTCTTTGAGGGTAGGGGCTGTGATTATTTACTCTCATATCTTCAGAGCCTGGTGTTGAGGTTGGTGCTTTGTAGGCACTCAGGGACTTTCAAAtgaatgaagggagggagggaggaaagaaggatggGTTCATGGTAGGATCTGATGATGGGATGGGAGCTCCAGGCAAATGTCAACCAATCCCTCTCCTGGGTCAGCCCCCAGGGGCTCACCCTTCTTTGCATTTCCAGCTCTCATGAGGTCAGTGTGCACAGGAAAGCTCACTTCTCTAATCTCCTCTGATCCTACTGCACCAGAGAAACTAAGCCAGAATTCAATGAAGTCTCAGTCTAGATAaacaagacaaaagaaataagATTCCAGGAGAAGATCTCCTTCAAGGGAAAGTTGCTGTGTTTGTCCAAGACCTTTGTCACATCCATGTATCATCCCTCAAGTAAATGCTTCTTGTTCACCTGTTCATTAGATTTCAAGTGCAGTCCCTGGCCTATAAGTCCCTACAATTACAAGTTTCTCTTATCATTGCACATTCTTCATTAGGAGGATGCCGGAGGAGCTCAGCCAACAGTTCCTCATCAGTAGCAGATTCTTCAGAACTTGGGCACTACACAGATGCCCTTGAGCTCTTTGAATACAGgttgatttttagaaaatacattaaGATAGAACTTAAAAACAATAGATTGACTAATTACAGTCCAAAGACGAGTGTACCTCTAACcacaattttcatttatttttaaatgtttccttcaTGGCCTTTCTTGTGGCTCCCCCTATGCAGTTTGTGTATTTGTTGAAAACTTTATGTGTTTTTAACATGGTTTCTGCCAAACTAGGTTTTTCTGAGACCGTCTTTTCTCATAGGCTCAGTTTTACCGTCCTATCTGCAGTCGGCTACTTTCGGTGGCAGAAGAGGCCACATCTGCTTCCTGTAGGCCCTCTGGGCAGAAGCATGCGGTGGTGTCTCTTCCTGATCTGGgcccaggggctgaggcaggctcCCCTCGCCTCAGGTAAGGCCTGAAACCCAGCAGAGCAGCGGGGAGGAAACACAAGGCTAAGCTTGGTGTGGAGACTTGGGTGCTTGTGTAGGGAAGACTCCAAGAGCATGCCACAGCTACTTGAGAGAAAGAAATTGCAGCTTTTAGGGTCCTGTGTACGCTCATGTAAGAAAGGACAATCTCTGAGAATGAGGTGCGGTTCTGTTTTTGGTGGCAGATGAAGGACTTTGTAGACTCTCGGGGTTGGGGGAGCCTGACTGGCCAGCACaaggagcaggagaagaaggaaggctgGGCAGGAGGCATTGCCAGTTTGCTTTCAGAAGCTCATTCCTGCTCCAGCTTCTTTTCTGTTGCCTTTGAGGAACTTTCCAGGAAAACACTATAAGTTCTCTGTGaattgaaaatgtctttttcacaGATTCCAGAGATTCTACCACTAGAGACCCattttttgttaaattcatttCTTCTATATTAAAAATCGGAGTCAACTATTTCTGAGGGAGgggaacacaaatatttaaaaactgtggTATAAATTAGTTTTTATGTTGCTTTCTGAACTATCTGAGGATGGCGATGTGCCCAGGGGTGCTGGGGAGAGGTTAAGTGCTGAGAGGGTGGTTATGCCTGGGAGAAGCAGGGTTTCCTGCTAAGCTTCCTTTTCTATTGGATTTCTTGGCTTTCTTGAAGGTTTTTTCAGGCACTGCAAGTGACAATCAGCCAAACGGCAAGGTTTTATTTCAAAGGATAATGCATCCAGCACAGAACTAGGCTGCaggaagaaacataaaaacaaaacaaaataaaacaaaaacggAAGAGGTGGTGTTGGCTGACAAGGGCTTATATTCTAAGTGGGTAGACAAAATAGGCCTATGAAAATAACAAGCTAGCCATGAAACTACACAGCAGAATATGCTGAGGGGGCAACGGCTAAGTTGTGTAGTCATAAGCCAGACATTTAGTAAGATGCTAATTGTACAATACAGGCAGTGAACGTGAAAGGAAAAGGGAGATTGAGATGGGCTGGGGTCTTCTAGGAGGCGGGGAGGGAGTTCAGCCTTGACAAGCCTTCCTGTGGGTGGGGCGTCAAGTGGGGCAGAAGTCGGCTCTGGAAGCATAGGGCAGTGGGTGGGGAGGAGATGGACTGGGCTGGGCTGGAGTAGAGATGTGTGGAGAAGGATGAGAAGACTGGAAAGACAACCTGGAGGGGACTGGGAGCCTTCAATAACAGGCATGGAGAGGAGCATCTGTTGAAATGcaagaaacaggaaataattaCAGCCTCTATTGGGGAGCAACAGGATGGACTAGAGAAATTATCATTCCAAAACCCAGTTGTGGCCTCAAAGCCCCTTAGAGTTTTTCTAGGAAGGTTGAAGGCCAGCTGCTGACCCAGGACTCACATGTGCTTTGTCCTCTTCCCTAGGAATGATGACAGGCACAATAGAAACAACGGGGAACATTTCTGCAAAGAAAGGTGGCTCTGTCCTCTTACAATGTCACCTCTCCTCCACCATGGCCCAAGTGACCCAGGTCAGCTGGGAGCAGCAGGACCAGCTTCTGGCCATTTGTAATGCTGACTTGGGGTGGCACATCTCCCCAGCCTTCAAGGATCGAGTGGCCCCGGGTCCTGGCCTGGACCTCACCCTCCAGTCGCTGACCATGAATGATACAGGGGAGTACTTCTGCATCTATCACACCTACCCTGATGGGACTTACACAGGGAAAATCTTCCTGGAGGTCCTAGAAAGCTCAGGTATTCCTGCTGGAGCAAGTTGGCGGATAAACCTCTCCCTCTAGCATAGAAAATGCAATCCCGCATCACTGCACAGCAGGGCTTCTcaatttgggatcacatttgaaTCACCTGAGGTGATTTTAAATCATACTGATGCCGAGGCCCCACCCAGACCAATTCAATCAGAATCCCTAATAGCAGAGCCAAACAGGGGTAGGCTCTAAAAGcatttccaggtgattctaatagaCAGCCAAtactgagaaccactgttcttACACAAGAAGCACATCTTGCCTATATTTCCTAGGAAGACCAGTTGATGAGGTCATATGCAAAAGTTCTCATTTACTGGTTTAGTATCAGTTGTGCAAATTAGAATTAACCCCTAAGTATGTAAAGATTAGAGCTGGTTAAAAACAAAGCACAGCCTGTGCTAAGTTTAATTGTACAATGATTTACATTTGTGCGGTACTTCCAAGTTTCCAAAATGCCCTCATATTCGTTATCCACCTGCACATTTAAACCAATTCCCAGAGGTTAGAAAAGGGTTCTTGTCTGAGAGACAGTATAGCACCATGGTTAAAAGCTCAGACTCTGACCCCAGGCAGTCTGGGtgcaaatcctggctctgctgttGCCCTCAGACAGGATTTCTTAGCTTCTCTGtgtatcagttttctcatctgtgaaagaaGGATGAATATAAGACCTTATGCGATGCTAATGTAGGATTAAATTGCCTACTACAAGAAAATGtccttagaacagtgcctggaacatggtAAGCGCTGTGTAAGTGTTAGCTGTTTGTATGATTCTCATTTGTTTGACGCAGGTGGAAGCTGGGACTTGGAGTTTTGCTCAGAGTGGTAAAGCTCATTTTGACACGTTTTTGTTCTGCTAAACTGCATCCTCAGAACTCCTATTTACTGCTATCAGTTATGTTGGAGATTAAGTTATATGATTTGCAAAATATGTGTAAACTGAGAAGATAAAAGGTTACCTTCAAGTTTCCTTTCAaacattacttcttttttttttttttttttttttttttcccgagacggagttttgctcttgttgcccaggctggagtgcaatggcacaatctcagcttgctgcaacctctgcctcctgggttcaagtgattctctcctgcctcagccttctgagtagctgggactacaggcatgtgccatcatgcccagctacttttgtgtttttagtagagacggagtttcttcacgttggtcaggctggactcgaactccccacctcgggtgatctgcccacctcggcctcccaaagtgttactTCTTAACTGGTTTCACATAGGCCAAACAAAAACCGGTTAAGAGCGGAGGCTCTGGAATTGCACTGTCCGGGGTTGACTATTGCTGTTCACAAAATCTGGGTAAATTATGtactttttttctcagttttcttgccGATAAAATGTGGCAAATAATTTCATGAGTTGATACAAGTAAGGTCTTACAACAGTGCTAGACAGGTAATAAGCTTAACTTAATAAGGGCTAGTTTTTATGCTATTTATTGGTTCATGGTTAGAGGAGGCCTGGGACAATAAGCAGCGCAGGGGACCCGGATTCTGGCAAAGTAACCAAGTGATGGCCTTGACCATTCTGGGCTCTTTACCCCAGTGTTACACGCCAGAGGACCCATCACCAGATGGCAGGACCAGGAACAGGGAGGAAGTTCAGGCAGAAGGCTCCTGTGGAGTGGTGGTCCCAGCAACTGAAGACCACATGGGAGCTATGTCTGATTGCTAATCTCCAGGCCAGGTCATTCATGGCTCAGTGGTCCTGACATGCACGCTCCTCCCCAAGGCCACAGTGGCATGGCTATTTCCCAGCATGAACCTAGGGAAATGAAGGTGCAAATTTCTTCTCTGTGGCTCATGGAGCCCTGTGGAGAGAGGTCAGAAGATGTTCTGTTGGACCCCTGTGCAGCCTCCCCACAAAGCCTGTATGTTTCCACTCTTTTGCCATTGCAGACTCCAGGGAGCACCATTGGTCACTTGGCTCTTCCCTCTTGTTTCCCAAGGGGTCAGTTGCTTACATGGAATGCTGACTCTCCTTAATTACTTGCATTAGCGCCAACCCTGGCTTCTTTTTGAACCTAATCTCAAACCTTAGTCCAAGTCACTATCCTAATACTATCTGTAATATTTAAGCTATTCCTAACCTTAATGCTAAAATTGTACTTAACCCCAAACTTAACCTGGTTAATAGGCAGAAGGTTTAAGTAACCCTTATACAAAgtctgcccctcccccaccctgcaTGTAGTGCAGCTTACTCAGGGCTGCTTCTGTTTCAAAGACCTTGATGTCTTTGTTCTATGACCATAACTGTGAATGGAGACATTGGTGCTTTTATTTCAAACCAAAAATTCCGAATGAAATTGATATTCCTAATATCCCAAATTCCACTCTTGTCCTAATTGTATCTCGAACTTATCCTTAAACCTAACCAAACTCATTATCATAATCTTCCCTAAACCTCGACATGCTTTTAACTCCATCTATCTTCATCTATCCGCAAGGTGTAAGAGAACCCAGGCCTAACACTGGC
The sequence above is drawn from the Rhinopithecus roxellana isolate Shanxi Qingling chromosome 1, ASM756505v1, whole genome shotgun sequence genome and encodes:
- the TIGIT gene encoding T-cell immunoreceptor with Ig and ITIM domains isoform X1; translation: MAFLVAPPMQFVYLLKTLCVFNMVSAKLGFSETVFSHRLSFTVLSAVGYFRWQKRPHLLPVGPLGRSMRWCLFLIWAQGLRQAPLASGMMTGTIETTGNISAKKGGSVLLQCHLSSTMAQVTQVSWEQQDQLLAICNADLGWHISPAFKDRVAPGPGLDLTLQSLTMNDTGEYFCIYHTYPDGTYTGKIFLEVLESSVAEHSARFQIPLLGATAMMLVVICIAVIVVVVLARKKKSLRIHSVESGLRRKSTGQEERIPSAPSPPGSCVQAEAAPAGLCGEQRGDDCAELHDYFNVLSYRSLGSCSFFTETELTELDSPLRTREDHLIPGFLETCAVHT
- the TIGIT gene encoding T-cell immunoreceptor with Ig and ITIM domains isoform X3, whose product is MAFLVAPPMQFVYLLKTLCVFNMVSAKLGFSETVFSHRLSFTVLSAVGYFRWQKRPHLLPVGPLGRSMRWCLFLIWAQGLRQAPLASGMMTGTIETTGNISAKKGGSVLLQCHLSSTMAQVTQVSWEQQDQLLAICNADLGWHISPAFKDRVAPGPGLDLTLQSLTMNDTGEYFCIYHTYPDGTYTGKIFLEVLESSVAEHSARFQIPLLGATAMMLVVICIAVIVVVVLARKKKSLRIHSVESGLRRKSTGQEERIPSAPSPPGSCVQAEAAPAGLCGEQRGDDCAELHDYFNVLSYRSLGSCSFFTETG
- the TIGIT gene encoding T-cell immunoreceptor with Ig and ITIM domains isoform X2; the encoded protein is MAFLVAPPMQFVYLLKTLCVFNMVSAKLGFSETVFSHRLSFTVLSAVGYFRWQKRPHLLPVGPLGRSMRWCLFLIWAQGLRQAPLASGMMTGTIETTGNISAKKGGSVLLQCHLSSTMAQVTQVSWEQQDQLLAICNADLGWHISPAFKDRVAPGPGLDLTLQSLTMNDTGEYFCIYHTYPDGTYTGKIFLEVLESSVAEHSARFQIPLLGATAMMLVVICIAVIVVVVLARKKSLRIHSVESGLRRKSTGQEERIPSAPSPPGSCVQAEAAPAGLCGEQRGDDCAELHDYFNVLSYRSLGSCSFFTETELTELDSPLRTREDHLIPGFLETCAVHT